A portion of the Adhaeribacter radiodurans genome contains these proteins:
- a CDS encoding glycosyltransferase family protein: MKILYAVQGTGNGHLSRARDIIPILQQRGEVDILVSGCQADISLPYPVQHQFSGLSFIFGKKGGVDFVKTFGKLNSRAFYQQMRQLPIEAYDLVLNDFEPVSAWACYFKKKPCVALSHQSAVLAPQAPQPKKEDVFGKFILKNYAPATHHYGFHFDRFGDNIFTPVIRSQIRELTPDNQGHITVYLPAYDDWKLIDQLKNFKNTDWQVFSKHNKTPFRHKNIQVNPIQNEAFVKSMATSAGVLCGAGFETPAEALYLGKKLLAIPMKSQYEQQCNAAALKQMGVPVIPSLKTKHLPVIQEWLENGAVIPVNYPNETEQIIDQILQEHAADKYQSVV, translated from the coding sequence TTGAAAATATTATACGCCGTACAGGGCACCGGAAACGGTCATTTAAGCCGGGCACGGGATATTATCCCTATTTTACAACAGCGCGGCGAAGTAGATATTCTGGTAAGCGGCTGCCAGGCCGATATATCCTTGCCTTATCCGGTACAGCATCAGTTTAGCGGTTTAAGTTTTATTTTCGGTAAGAAAGGCGGGGTTGATTTTGTAAAAACCTTTGGCAAGCTAAACTCCCGGGCATTTTACCAGCAAATGCGGCAGTTGCCCATTGAGGCGTATGATTTAGTGCTGAACGATTTTGAGCCGGTCTCGGCCTGGGCTTGTTACTTTAAAAAGAAGCCTTGCGTGGCCTTAAGTCACCAAAGCGCCGTTTTGGCACCGCAAGCCCCACAACCCAAAAAAGAAGATGTGTTCGGTAAGTTTATTTTAAAAAATTACGCGCCGGCCACGCACCACTACGGCTTTCACTTCGACCGTTTTGGCGATAATATTTTTACCCCGGTTATCCGCTCCCAAATTCGGGAACTCACTCCCGATAACCAGGGCCACATTACCGTTTACCTGCCCGCCTACGACGACTGGAAGCTGATTGACCAGTTAAAAAATTTTAAAAATACGGATTGGCAGGTGTTCTCGAAGCATAACAAAACGCCTTTCCGGCACAAAAACATTCAGGTAAACCCGATTCAAAACGAAGCCTTTGTGAAAAGTATGGCTACCAGTGCGGGCGTGTTGTGCGGCGCTGGTTTCGAAACTCCCGCCGAAGCCTTGTACCTGGGGAAAAAATTACTGGCCATTCCCATGAAAAGTCAGTACGAACAACAATGCAACGCGGCCGCTTTAAAACAAATGGGCGTACCGGTTATTCCATCGCTTAAAACCAAACACTTGCCGGTTATTCAGGAGTGGCTCGAAAACGGCGCGGTGATACCGGTAAATTACCCGAACGAAACCGAACAAATTATTGATCAGATTTTACAGGAACACGCCGCGGATAAGTACCAGTCGGTAGTTTAG
- a CDS encoding GH1 family beta-glucosidase codes for MQQTFLKNTTADKAQTSEQPLTRAAFGETFQWGVSTAAHQIEGAHTADGKGPSIWDTFSGIKGKIQSGHHANHSCDFYNRYGEDICLLDQMNIPNFRFSLAWSRIFPQGYGKANQKGIDYYNRLIDGCLERNIEPWVTLYHWDLPQALEHRGGWTNRDIVAWFQEYAHLCASQFGDRIKYWMVLNEPMVFVGAGYFLGVHAPGRRGIKSFLAATHHAALCQAEGGRILKNALPHAEIGTTYSCSHLEPYRPTLIRDHGATRRVDAILNRLFIEPGLGLGYPIADVPYLRRIQEFMKPGDEALLPFDFDFIGIQNYTREMVKYAFFTPFIQAALVPPKKRGVASTVMNWEVYPPSIYHILHKYNKYPQIKKLIITENGAAFPDQVVNGEVNDTQRLHYIQEHLMQVLKARQEGVKVDGYFVWSFTDNFEWAEGYHPRFGLVYVDFETQQRIVKASGKWYTEFLND; via the coding sequence ATGCAGCAAACTTTTTTAAAAAATACTACTGCCGATAAGGCCCAAACCAGCGAGCAACCATTAACCCGGGCGGCTTTTGGCGAAACGTTTCAGTGGGGCGTTTCTACGGCGGCGCACCAGATTGAGGGCGCCCATACCGCCGACGGCAAAGGTCCTTCTATCTGGGATACTTTTTCGGGCATTAAAGGTAAAATTCAATCGGGCCACCACGCCAATCATTCCTGCGACTTTTACAACCGCTACGGCGAAGATATTTGCCTCCTGGATCAGATGAATATCCCAAACTTCCGGTTTTCGCTGGCCTGGTCGCGCATTTTCCCGCAGGGCTACGGCAAGGCCAACCAAAAAGGCATTGATTACTACAACCGTTTAATTGACGGCTGCCTGGAACGCAACATTGAGCCTTGGGTAACTTTATACCACTGGGATTTACCACAAGCCCTCGAACACCGCGGCGGCTGGACCAACCGCGACATAGTAGCTTGGTTTCAGGAATACGCCCATTTGTGCGCCAGCCAATTCGGCGACCGTATTAAATACTGGATGGTGCTGAACGAACCCATGGTTTTTGTGGGCGCCGGTTATTTTTTAGGTGTACACGCTCCCGGTCGGCGCGGCATTAAATCTTTTTTAGCGGCTACCCACCACGCTGCCCTTTGCCAGGCCGAAGGCGGCCGGATTTTAAAAAATGCTTTGCCGCACGCCGAAATTGGCACCACGTATTCTTGCTCTCATCTGGAACCTTATCGCCCAACGCTTATCCGTGACCACGGCGCTACTCGCCGGGTAGATGCGATTCTCAACCGCTTGTTTATCGAACCAGGCCTGGGTCTGGGCTATCCCATCGCCGACGTACCTTACCTCCGCCGCATCCAAGAATTTATGAAGCCAGGCGATGAAGCTTTGCTGCCCTTTGACTTTGACTTTATTGGTATCCAGAACTACACCCGCGAAATGGTGAAATACGCTTTTTTCACGCCTTTTATCCAAGCCGCTTTGGTGCCGCCTAAAAAACGCGGGGTAGCTTCTACGGTCATGAACTGGGAAGTGTACCCGCCCTCGATCTACCACATTCTGCACAAGTACAACAAGTACCCGCAAATCAAAAAATTAATCATTACCGAAAACGGCGCCGCTTTCCCGGACCAGGTTGTTAACGGCGAAGTAAACGATACGCAACGGTTACATTATATTCAGGAACACTTAATGCAAGTACTTAAGGCCAGGCAAGAAGGCGTGAAAGTAGACGGCTATTTCGTGTGGTCGTTCACGGATAATTTTGAATGGGCTGAAGGCTACCACCCCCGCTTTGGTTTAGTCTACGTCGATTTCGAAACGCAGCAACGTATTGTAAAAGCTTCGGGTAAGTGGTATACGGAGTTTTTAAACGATTAA
- a CDS encoding acyltransferase family protein, with translation MPTLSSFQPTLKSATQTERFHGLDATRTFALLIGIFHHGIESLVTYVNNDWATQDSQSSIVLDILFYVSHVFRMQTFFLLSGFFVHLLYHRKGETAFIRNRSKRLLLPFLLFWPLLYGLNWSLWVWGIQRVTQLSRPEAIAKLPGFMVWEQGFPLMHLWFLYFLILFCLLVVLVRPIMENWIDPAHRIRLFFDRLLAKCLQNWWGSLALGILMIGPMLGMTDWFGVDTSASGIVPRWASFTVYGLYFTLGWFLHRQPGLLNNFRKFRLVNLGWSVALIGALITINLLYAEPNAAVAQIILAVLNTVYAFASMTTALAFIGYMMVYFSEPKPLIRYLSDSAYWGYLIHLPVVVFFQILVAPYAWHWLLKLGFIFGPSSIILWLTYQYGVRHTWLGALLNGKR, from the coding sequence ATGCCTACCCTTAGTTCGTTTCAACCAACCTTAAAATCAGCCACCCAAACCGAACGTTTTCATGGCTTAGATGCTACCCGCACGTTTGCCTTGCTCATCGGAATCTTTCATCACGGCATTGAATCGCTTGTTACTTACGTAAACAACGACTGGGCCACCCAAGATAGCCAGAGCAGCATTGTACTAGATATTTTGTTCTACGTTTCGCACGTTTTTCGCATGCAAACCTTTTTTCTACTGTCGGGATTTTTTGTCCATTTATTGTACCACCGCAAGGGCGAGACGGCTTTTATTCGCAACCGGTCCAAGCGGCTCTTATTACCTTTTCTATTATTCTGGCCGTTACTTTACGGTCTTAATTGGTCGTTGTGGGTATGGGGAATCCAACGGGTTACGCAGCTGAGCCGACCAGAAGCAATCGCGAAACTGCCTGGTTTTATGGTTTGGGAGCAGGGTTTTCCTTTAATGCATTTGTGGTTTCTTTATTTTTTAATCTTGTTTTGTTTGTTGGTGGTTCTGGTGCGACCTATAATGGAAAATTGGATTGACCCTGCTCACCGGATTCGTTTATTTTTTGACCGCCTGTTAGCAAAATGCCTGCAAAACTGGTGGGGCAGTTTAGCATTAGGAATACTAATGATTGGCCCCATGCTGGGCATGACCGACTGGTTTGGGGTAGATACCTCGGCCTCCGGAATAGTGCCGCGGTGGGCTTCTTTCACAGTTTACGGGCTTTATTTTACTTTGGGTTGGTTTCTGCATCGGCAGCCAGGCTTATTAAATAATTTTCGGAAGTTCCGGCTTGTTAACCTAGGCTGGAGCGTTGCCTTAATTGGAGCCTTAATAACTATTAATTTACTTTATGCGGAGCCAAACGCCGCCGTAGCTCAAATTATTTTAGCGGTTCTTAATACCGTATATGCTTTTGCCTCTATGACTACTGCCCTCGCGTTTATTGGCTACATGATGGTTTACTTCTCCGAACCAAAACCGCTTATCCGGTATTTATCTGATTCGGCTTATTGGGGTTATTTAATTCATTTACCGGTGGTGGTCTTTTTTCAAATTTTGGTGGCTCCTTACGCCTGGCATTGGCTTCTAAAACTCGGGTTTATTTTTGGACCAAGCAGTATTATTTTATGGCTCACCTATCAATACGGCGTACGCCATACTTGGCTAGGGGCCCTACTTAATGGGAAACGCTAG
- a CDS encoding LytR/AlgR family response regulator transcription factor, with product MVTDIKKMHSTPDVRLFLLLIPFVNAYNYYLTYTNIQLNWFLVQTFTVDTLQGYAAWWSIRSFIFWLDKRVPYAQGLVKRILLQVLASTVIGLLLIIVTTEILNALLREKPVPLSFYQNDIFIFIIWFLVINGFYVGYHYFQEWQRTEQLRADEKKVRQGGIWVKSGRENVLVAFSEIQGLYVDGDYTVLVTKLKKYLLEKSLDKMEATLPAEMFFRPNRQFIISRQIINGFKRIENGKLILLVQDLDFFPDTIQVSRTKAPAFKDWFQ from the coding sequence ATGGTTACGGACATTAAGAAGATGCACTCTACCCCTGATGTCCGGCTGTTTTTATTGCTGATTCCTTTTGTCAACGCTTACAATTACTATTTAACTTACACCAACATTCAGCTTAACTGGTTTTTGGTACAAACCTTTACCGTGGATACTTTGCAAGGCTACGCCGCCTGGTGGAGCATACGCAGTTTTATTTTCTGGTTAGATAAACGGGTGCCTTATGCTCAGGGGCTTGTTAAACGGATATTGTTACAGGTATTGGCCAGTACAGTAATAGGCTTGCTTTTGATAATTGTTACGACCGAAATACTCAATGCTTTACTGCGGGAGAAGCCTGTACCGCTTAGTTTTTACCAGAACGATATTTTTATTTTTATCATCTGGTTTCTGGTAATTAACGGCTTTTATGTGGGCTACCATTATTTCCAGGAGTGGCAGCGCACGGAACAGTTACGCGCCGATGAGAAAAAAGTGCGCCAGGGAGGAATATGGGTAAAATCGGGTCGTGAAAATGTTTTAGTTGCCTTCTCCGAGATTCAAGGACTTTACGTGGATGGGGACTATACTGTGCTGGTTACAAAACTAAAAAAATACCTGCTGGAAAAATCCTTGGATAAAATGGAGGCTACCCTGCCCGCCGAAATGTTTTTCCGGCCTAACCGGCAGTTTATTATCAGTCGCCAAATAATTAACGGATTTAAACGAATCGAGAATGGTAAATTAATTTTACTGGTGCAGGACTTAGATTTCTTCCCGGATACAATTCAGGTAAGCCGTACCAAGGCTCCTGCGTTTAAAGATTGGTTTCAATAA
- a CDS encoding RNA polymerase sigma factor produces MDALADNALMLKVKSGDVDRLGLLFDRYHRVLYSFFYRFTSSKMVSEDLVQNVFMRILKYKHTFTGDGKFTTWMYHLARNVYADHYRRDSRLGFSDDFTTVENSLHNSYNIEEQTKKDEEIQLLQKALNQLSHDKKEVLILSRYQDLKYKEIADILCCSEAAVKVKVFRAMQNLKNIYTQLERQEI; encoded by the coding sequence TTGGACGCACTTGCCGATAATGCTTTAATGCTGAAAGTTAAATCCGGAGACGTAGATCGGCTGGGATTGCTGTTCGACCGGTACCACCGGGTGCTGTACAGCTTTTTCTACCGGTTTACGTCGAGCAAAATGGTGAGCGAAGATTTGGTACAGAACGTATTTATGCGCATCCTCAAGTACAAACACACGTTTACCGGCGACGGTAAATTTACCACCTGGATGTACCACTTAGCCCGCAACGTATACGCCGACCATTACCGCCGAGACAGTCGATTGGGTTTTTCGGATGATTTTACAACCGTGGAAAACAGTTTGCACAACTCATACAATATAGAAGAGCAAACCAAGAAAGACGAAGAAATACAACTGTTACAAAAAGCCCTGAACCAGCTGAGTCACGATAAAAAAGAAGTGTTGATTTTGAGCCGGTACCAGGATTTAAAATACAAAGAAATTGCCGATATACTGTGCTGCTCCGAGGCGGCAGTAAAAGTAAAAGTATTTCGGGCGATGCAGAATTTAAAAAATATTTATACTCAATTAGAGCGGCAAGAAATATGA
- a CDS encoding HEAT repeat domain-containing protein, translating into MMDEKYIDLVTGHLEGTLTLQQEAELQDYLEQGNIKATEIQEFKNLYCQMGDIPAPAPSAFMKADFQEMLTDYKKENPYRVPKSSFFKSWLAQWSVPQVFGQMVFGVIVLAIGVGIGFRLTPAKTYEKELSHLTGEVQTMREVMMLALLKQSSATERLKAVNLTGDLETADAKVVRALLQTLNNDPNVNVRLATIEALYQHASNPAVREGLIAAISQQDSPLVQIALADIMLSLQEKKSVGELQKLLRKKDLNQAVQAKVKQTINVLI; encoded by the coding sequence ATGATGGATGAGAAGTACATAGATTTAGTAACCGGTCACCTGGAAGGCACCTTAACCTTACAGCAAGAAGCCGAACTACAGGATTACCTGGAACAAGGTAACATTAAGGCCACGGAAATACAGGAATTTAAAAATTTGTATTGTCAGATGGGCGACATACCGGCACCGGCCCCCAGTGCTTTCATGAAAGCGGATTTTCAGGAAATGCTGACGGATTATAAAAAAGAAAACCCCTATCGCGTACCTAAAAGCAGTTTTTTCAAAAGTTGGTTAGCGCAGTGGAGCGTACCGCAGGTATTCGGGCAAATGGTTTTCGGCGTTATTGTGCTGGCCATTGGCGTAGGCATCGGCTTCCGGCTGACACCCGCGAAAACGTACGAAAAAGAACTAAGTCACTTAACCGGCGAAGTACAAACCATGCGCGAAGTGATGATGCTTGCTTTACTCAAGCAATCATCAGCCACAGAACGCCTGAAAGCGGTGAACTTAACCGGCGATCTGGAAACGGCCGATGCGAAAGTAGTCCGGGCTTTGCTGCAAACCTTAAATAACGACCCGAACGTAAACGTGCGCCTGGCTACCATCGAGGCTTTGTACCAACACGCCAGCAACCCCGCGGTGCGCGAAGGTTTAATTGCCGCTATCAGTCAGCAGGATTCGCCGCTGGTTCAAATTGCGCTCGCCGATATTATGCTGAGCTTACAGGAGAAAAAATCGGTGGGTGAACTCCAAAAACTCTTGCGCAAAAAAGACTTAAATCAGGCCGTACAGGCCAAAGTAAAACAAACCATCAACGTACTTATCTAA
- a CDS encoding DUF4097 family beta strand repeat-containing protein has translation MKKMLLSLAVLTYSGLTGNSFAQKLTENITRSVSYNTPTGTHVLYVQNIQGDVKVEGYNGDKVELTAEKTITAKTQADAEKGMREVQLKTEASGDTVYVYLEAPFIYRRKGRMRSMNIDRDEDNYNFAFDITVKVPRKTNLEVSTVNDGEVTVANTQGAVKANNVNGPIKINNIEGTTKANTVNGDVDVIYTKNPTGDSDFRTINGKLNVVFKPNLSADFTFKTMHGEFYSDFDDLKTLPAQTIQNTKNKGTGTIYKVDNRQTMRLSKGGPTFSFETLNGNVYVRQGK, from the coding sequence ATGAAAAAGATGTTACTTAGCCTGGCGGTACTAACGTACAGCGGGCTAACCGGGAATTCCTTTGCCCAGAAATTAACCGAAAACATTACGCGCAGCGTCAGCTATAACACCCCTACTGGTACGCACGTGCTCTACGTACAAAATATTCAGGGCGATGTAAAAGTAGAAGGTTACAACGGCGACAAAGTAGAGCTTACCGCCGAAAAAACCATTACGGCCAAAACCCAGGCCGACGCCGAAAAAGGCATGCGCGAAGTGCAGTTAAAAACCGAAGCCTCTGGCGATACCGTGTACGTTTACCTCGAAGCGCCTTTTATATACCGTCGCAAAGGCCGCATGCGCAGTATGAACATCGACCGCGACGAGGATAATTATAATTTTGCTTTTGATATTACTGTAAAAGTACCCCGGAAAACTAACCTGGAAGTATCCACAGTGAACGATGGCGAGGTTACGGTGGCCAACACGCAAGGCGCCGTAAAAGCCAACAATGTTAACGGCCCCATTAAAATTAACAACATTGAAGGCACCACCAAAGCCAATACCGTGAACGGCGACGTAGACGTAATCTACACTAAAAACCCCACCGGTGATTCTGATTTCCGGACTATTAACGGGAAACTGAATGTGGTGTTTAAACCTAACTTATCCGCGGATTTTACTTTTAAAACCATGCACGGCGAGTTCTACAGCGATTTCGATGACCTGAAAACTTTACCGGCGCAAACCATTCAAAACACCAAAAACAAAGGCACCGGCACCATATACAAAGTAGATAACCGCCAGACCATGCGTCTCAGCAAAGGCGGCCCCACCTTCAGCTTCGAAACCCTCAATGGCAACGTGTACGTGCGGCAGGGGAAGTGA
- a CDS encoding DUF4097 family beta strand repeat-containing protein: MKRLLYILLFAGIIIIPSKPVVAQNENKNLTVALSKPSQPGNLKVELMNGSIKVTAHSGKDVIIGYSGRGDDNDSKRDRQNDAAANGLRRIPNNSFGLEASEENNRVVVRTNSFNKEMDLNIKVPRDFSVKLSTLNGGKIIVEGVNGEMEISNLNDDIRLTDVSGSVVANTLNGDLQVSLRKINPNVPMAFSTMNGKIDVALPANAKFATKMKADNGEIYSDFEMNFNKDGKEKDLVKVSGGKSIKLDKWLYGSVNGGGPEFMFKNFNGNIYIRKIK; encoded by the coding sequence ATGAAACGATTACTTTATATTTTATTATTTGCCGGGATTATTATAATTCCTTCCAAGCCCGTGGTAGCTCAAAATGAAAACAAGAATTTAACGGTAGCTTTATCTAAACCAAGCCAGCCAGGCAACTTAAAAGTAGAACTAATGAATGGTTCTATTAAAGTAACGGCTCATTCTGGTAAAGATGTAATCATTGGCTATTCCGGACGGGGCGATGATAACGACAGCAAAAGAGACCGGCAAAACGACGCGGCTGCTAATGGTCTGCGCCGGATCCCGAATAATAGCTTTGGCTTGGAGGCTAGCGAAGAAAATAACCGGGTAGTGGTACGTACCAATTCCTTCAATAAAGAAATGGACTTGAATATTAAAGTGCCCCGCGATTTTTCGGTAAAACTTAGTACTCTGAACGGCGGTAAAATAATTGTGGAAGGCGTAAATGGTGAAATGGAAATAAGTAACCTCAACGATGATATTAGACTCACCGATGTTTCTGGTTCCGTAGTAGCTAATACTTTAAACGGCGACCTGCAAGTAAGTTTAAGAAAAATTAACCCCAACGTACCCATGGCGTTTAGCACCATGAATGGGAAAATAGACGTTGCTTTACCCGCTAATGCTAAGTTTGCCACCAAAATGAAAGCCGATAATGGCGAAATCTACAGCGATTTTGAGATGAATTTCAACAAAGATGGTAAAGAAAAAGACCTGGTGAAAGTAAGTGGCGGCAAAAGTATAAAACTGGATAAATGGCTTTATGGTTCGGTAAACGGCGGTGGTCCGGAGTTTATGTTCAAGAACTTTAACGGCAATATCTACATCCGGAAAATCAAATAA
- a CDS encoding GNAT family N-acetyltransferase, translating into MLQTERLRIELADLNDKKFFFNLLNSPHWKEYIGDRGIKTEQDAENYIKNSLIKNYTDKGYGLYKMVEKASHLPIGICGFIKRDYLDSVDIGFAVLPEFEGKGYTYEAAKAVLEYGKTQLGLTTVYGITTPNNQASRHLLEKLGLQFIAKRTAPGQNQELLIFSN; encoded by the coding sequence ATGCTGCAAACAGAAAGGTTAAGGATTGAACTGGCCGATTTAAATGACAAAAAATTTTTCTTTAACCTGCTGAATAGCCCTCACTGGAAGGAGTACATTGGAGACAGAGGAATTAAAACCGAACAAGATGCAGAAAACTACATTAAAAATTCGCTGATTAAAAACTATACCGATAAAGGATATGGGTTATACAAGATGGTAGAAAAGGCCTCTCACCTGCCCATTGGTATATGTGGTTTTATTAAAAGAGACTACCTTGATTCGGTGGATATTGGCTTTGCCGTACTACCGGAGTTTGAAGGAAAAGGTTATACTTACGAAGCGGCCAAAGCTGTTTTAGAATACGGCAAAACGCAGTTAGGTCTTACAACTGTTTATGGAATTACTACTCCCAATAACCAGGCTTCGCGGCATTTACTCGAAAAATTAGGGTTACAATTTATTGCAAAGAGAACCGCTCCCGGGCAAAATCAAGAGTTATTAATTTTCTCTAATTAA
- a CDS encoding TMEM175 family protein, translating to MHKGRLEAFSDGVLAIIITIMVLEIKVPHGQDLRALEPLIPVVISYILSFIYVAIYWNNHHHMLYTVKHVTGDILWANLHLLFWLSLIPFVTGWIGENHFAPIPMAFYGVVLFMSSIAYWLLQNRIIQNHDPEFILTKAIGKDIKGKISPVLYFTAICSTYFGSWIAGSIYVLVAFMWLIPDKRIEIIMKHTANEK from the coding sequence ATGCATAAAGGACGATTAGAAGCATTTAGTGATGGTGTACTAGCCATAATTATTACCATTATGGTTTTAGAAATTAAGGTTCCACACGGGCAAGATCTGCGGGCTTTAGAGCCCCTAATTCCGGTTGTTATTAGTTATATCTTAAGCTTTATCTACGTGGCTATTTACTGGAACAACCATCATCATATGCTGTATACCGTAAAACATGTAACTGGCGATATTTTGTGGGCGAACCTGCACTTACTTTTCTGGTTATCGCTGATCCCGTTTGTAACCGGCTGGATTGGAGAGAATCATTTTGCTCCAATACCCATGGCCTTTTACGGGGTGGTTTTATTTATGTCGTCAATAGCGTACTGGCTGCTTCAAAACCGGATTATCCAAAACCACGATCCGGAATTTATTCTGACTAAAGCAATCGGAAAAGATATAAAAGGCAAAATATCTCCGGTTCTTTATTTCACCGCCATTTGCTCCACTTATTTCGGTTCCTGGATTGCAGGTAGTATTTACGTTTTAGTTGCTTTTATGTGGTTGATTCCGGACAAACGTATTGAAATAATAATGAAACATACTGCGAATGAAAAATAA
- a CDS encoding DUF1810 domain-containing protein — protein sequence MTKENNLKRFLDAQEADYAIALTDVKNGRKRSHWMWYIFPQIQGLGFSQISRFYAIKDLNEAEDYLKHPVLGSRLILICNELLQLQENNANKIFGSPDDLKLKSCMTLFSVVPNPNPVFQSVLDKFFSGAKDNKTLQIISAQQSE from the coding sequence ATGACAAAAGAAAACAACTTAAAAAGATTTCTGGATGCCCAAGAAGCCGATTACGCCATTGCTTTAACGGATGTGAAGAATGGCAGAAAGCGGAGCCATTGGATGTGGTATATCTTTCCGCAGATACAAGGATTAGGGTTTAGCCAAATTTCGAGGTTTTACGCTATTAAAGACCTTAACGAAGCCGAAGATTATTTAAAGCACCCTGTTTTAGGTAGCCGCTTAATACTTATTTGTAACGAATTACTTCAACTGCAAGAGAACAATGCCAATAAGATTTTCGGCAGCCCGGACGATTTAAAGCTAAAATCGTGCATGACCTTATTTTCAGTTGTACCTAATCCTAATCCCGTTTTCCAATCAGTTTTAGATAAGTTCTTTAGTGGCGCAAAAGACAATAAAACCCTCCAAATAATCAGCGCACAACAATCAGAATAA
- a CDS encoding winged helix-turn-helix domain-containing protein → MIAFNKLNKAFDSRIRLGVMSVLLVNDWVDFATLKETLQLTDGNLASHITALEKLNYLQVRKQFVGKKPNTSYAVTQAGRKAFNDHLNALEQLIKTREG, encoded by the coding sequence ATGATCGCCTTTAACAAATTAAATAAAGCTTTTGATAGCCGGATTCGGTTAGGGGTAATGTCGGTATTGCTGGTAAACGATTGGGTAGATTTTGCTACCTTAAAAGAAACGCTGCAACTCACGGATGGCAACCTGGCCAGCCATATTACAGCCCTCGAAAAATTAAATTACCTGCAGGTACGCAAGCAATTCGTAGGCAAAAAGCCTAATACATCTTACGCCGTAACTCAAGCAGGCCGCAAAGCTTTTAACGACCATTTAAATGCCCTCGAACAATTAATTAAAACGCGGGAAGGATAA